ACAATCACGATTCGTATTCGTCAAAGTGGGAATTAGCACTTCTATTCAATTTATCACATATAATGTATCAGCAATTTTGTAAGGAGGTGATACTTTGAGTATTGATAAATTTACACGCGCGAAACATCCTGTCAAAGGAGATCAAATCCCGCGACCTCCCAAAAAATGTGACGGTCAACTTTATACTGTACAACCTAACCATACAGTCTTCAGTATTGCTCGCAAATTCGGAGTAACAGTTGAGGAGATTCTTGCTGCGAATCCACAGATCATAAACCGGGATATTATCTTTGTGGGTCAGGTAATATGCATCCCCACCAGGGCACCCAAACCTGTTTGTGATCTTCGTGTGCTTACACTAAGATTCCTGACAGAGGCTGGTCAACCACTGCCCGTAGTTGGCGGAGCTGTCCAGCTTAATAAACGTGTAATTGTACGACCCACATTCAATCGTCCGGTTTCCCGAGCCTTCTTTTTCCTGGAGCCTACCGGAACTGAAACCTGTGAACTTGCCAGTCTCATCGGTGTTGATTGTCCCAGTGCTGTTACTGGTGTAGCTGAGATACTTTGGCAGGTACCCCCAGGCACTTTGGGACGTGTTTTTGTTGTGGCATGCATTAATAGTTGCTGTGCGAAATCAGATGAGGTCCTTGTTGTCCGGAATTCTTGATAAATCACAGACGTAAGTCCATGGTACATGATCATTGTGCACTATTTTGTTTGCTGTCTATAACATAAAAGTCTTCTCGGCAATTATGCCTATAACTCTGTGCCATGGACGGCGCAGCCATAGTCCGATTTCAGCTAACGTCTCCGCACTCACGACACCACTGAACCGGACCCCAGAGCCCTCCTCCCTGGTGGAGCTTCGCTCCCGGTGAAGGGGTGTGGTTGCTGCCCTTCTTCAGAGCAATGGCTTCTGCAACCCAAGGCACGCACGCCTCTTGCTTCTGCCCTTCGTGCCGCAGCGTGAGCGCTTTGTTAGGCGACGGAATTATTCTAGACTAATTCATCCAACAAACTTAAGAAAGTATTAATTGTCTCAATAAAACGGTCAAAATCATCAACCAGAATACGATGACCTGCATTTTCAAATACTTCTACTCTACAATTACTAATATTATTTAAATATACCTCAACTGCTTCATCTGTTAATTGTGAGGAATCTTTCATACCCCTCATAACTAATGTTGGACATTCAATTACATGAAGCAAATTGCTAAAATCAACTTGCTTAGACTCTCGTTCGATACCAAGAATGGCAGCATACTTAATATTAGTATCTGGGAAAACGTTAAAAAATCCGTCAGCCCAACCTTCAGTCATCTTCTTATGTAGAGCTGGATATTCTTCTATAATTAGTCCTTTAATTTTCATATTATTATGTATAGCATAATCAATTGTATAAGAGACCCCTCTTGAGTATCCCAAAAGGTAAAAATTCTCCAATCCAAGGTGGATTATCACAGATTCTATGTCACTCACATGGTCTTCTAATGAATAGCCATTCTCAGGGCAATCGCTCTTACCACGTCCACGGAATGATAAAACAATACATCTTCTAGGTGCTAATACGTGCATAAGGTTTGTATAGTCTTCTGCTGATTCGGATAGACCAGAGCAAATAAATAAGGGTGTAAGGTTGCCTTCACTTTCATAACTTTCTAGATAGTGAATCATTACTCCTTTGTTATCGACCCAACCTTCTCTTATAATCATAATTCCACCTACTTTACTATAATTTCATTAATCCCTCTGTCGCCTAACGGTTTCGCACTCACGACACCACTGAACCGGACCCCAGAGCCTGTCCGTCTGGCGGAGCTCCGCTCCCGGTGAAGGGGTGTGGTTGCTGCTCGCACCCCAAAGCAATGGCTTCTGCAACCCAAGGCACGCATGCTCCTTGCTCTTTCCCTCCCGTGCCGCAGCGTGAGGGCATTGTTAGGCGAAGTTATCAGATGACTTTATAATCTTAAGGTTTTATATCTACTTTCTTATTAGTTCAAGTTCAGCACTTGCCGGATTCGCCTCACATACACAACATATTGTTATGAAAAAGCCAGTCATCTTATTTTTATAATTTGATACTCGTAATAGTGCTGAACCATACTGATGATGTTCTTGACTTCTGCTTTCCCATTCAAATTGAAAAATTCCACTAGGCGTTATTTTACCTACAACTTTATCCTCACTTATTAATTTTTCATCATTATATGTTCTACAAGCACCCTTAACCCTTGAACCGAATTGTGTAAGTTCCATGAATTCTTTATCTTCTGGACTTACTTCATTGTTATATATAACTTGCCATTTCCCTGAGATATTAGGATAAACACGGAATAAAACTAAATTAGCAAGGTTTTGAAGTTGTGACTTAAAAATATAAATAATAATTGCTGCTACTATTGAACTCATTACACCTAATAAAAAATC
Above is a genomic segment from Clostridia bacterium containing:
- a CDS encoding alpha/beta hydrolase, whose protein sequence is MIIREGWVDNKGVMIHYLESYESEGNLTPLFICSGLSESAEDYTNLMHVLAPRRCIVLSFRGRGKSDCPENGYSLEDHVSDIESVIIHLGLENFYLLGYSRGVSYTIDYAIHNNMKIKGLIIEEYPALHKKMTEGWADGFFNVFPDTNIKYAAILGIERESKQVDFSNLLHVIECPTLVMRGMKDSSQLTDEAVEVYLNNISNCRVEVFENAGHRILVDDFDRFIETINTFLSLLDELV
- a CDS encoding LysM domain-containing protein produces the protein MSIDKFTRAKHPVKGDQIPRPPKKCDGQLYTVQPNHTVFSIARKFGVTVEEILAANPQIINRDIIFVGQVICIPTRAPKPVCDLRVLTLRFLTEAGQPLPVVGGAVQLNKRVIVRPTFNRPVSRAFFFLEPTGTETCELASLIGVDCPSAVTGVAEILWQVPPGTLGRVFVVACINSCCAKSDEVLVVRNS